The following proteins are co-located in the Sporolactobacillus pectinivorans genome:
- a CDS encoding ArsR/SmtB family transcription factor: MVEKDTCEIYCYDEEKVNRIQGLLKNENDGLSRVVRLFKALADENRSKIVFALCQDKELCVCDVANIIGSSIATASHHLRTLRKQGLVKYRKDGKMAFYSLDDEHIKQLISIAMTHRKEEKTHV; the protein is encoded by the coding sequence GTGGTCGAAAAAGATACATGTGAAATTTATTGCTATGACGAAGAAAAGGTCAATCGCATACAAGGCCTTTTAAAAAATGAAAATGATGGGCTATCTCGCGTTGTTCGATTGTTCAAAGCGCTTGCTGATGAAAATAGGTCAAAAATAGTCTTTGCCTTATGTCAAGATAAGGAGCTATGTGTTTGTGACGTTGCAAACATTATTGGTTCTTCCATAGCAACGGCTTCACATCACCTACGCACTCTCCGTAAGCAAGGTCTTGTAAAATATCGAAAGGACGGAAAAATGGCATTTTATTCGCTTGATGATGAACACATCAAACAATTAATTTCTATTGCAATGACGCACAGAAAAGAGGAGAAAACTCATGTCTGA
- a CDS encoding heavy metal translocating P-type ATPase, whose amino-acid sequence MSEQQVKSYRVQGFDCMECANKFEKNVKRLDGVIEAKVNFGASKIMVTGNTTIEALEKAGAFEKLKVRDEAEQTVEHVPFWKQKENFKVYISAFLLIISWIIGTQYGELSLIPTIGFLAAIIIGGYSLFIEGFKNLIRLDFDMDTLMTIAIIGAAAIGKWEEGATVVILFAISEALESYSADKARQSIQSLMKIAPKETLIRRNGQELMVPVVDVQVGDTMIVKPGQKLAMDGVVTNGTSTLNQAAITGESVPVTKTINDEVFAGTLNEEGLLEVKVTKRVEDTTLSKIIHLVEESQAEKAPSQTFVDRFAKVYTPAIIIFAVLLSVIPPLFMGDSWGDWIYRGLALLVVGCPCALVISTPVAIVTSIGNAAKNGVIIKGGVHLEEAGSLKVIAFDKTGTLTRGIPEVTDVVTFNKNEQDIITLTAALEKGSQHPLASAIVRKAEEERLKFNDIEIEDFQSITGKGVKARINQNMYYVGSPNLFEETLSNGIKKAIHNQIVTLQKQGKTVMVFGTDGDILALIAVADKLRDSAKNVIQKLHQSGIEQTVMLTGDNKSTAETIGKEVGVSDIQAELLPEEKLNYIKSYRGKQKVAMVGDGVNDAPALAEATVGIAMGGAGTDTALETADIALMSDDLTKLPYTIKLSRKALAIIKQNVTFSLAIKAISILLIFPGWLTLWIAILADVGATIIVTLNSLRLAKIKE is encoded by the coding sequence ATGTCTGAACAACAAGTCAAGTCATATCGAGTTCAAGGGTTTGACTGCATGGAATGCGCGAACAAGTTTGAAAAAAATGTAAAGCGGTTAGATGGAGTGATTGAAGCTAAAGTGAATTTTGGCGCTTCTAAGATTATGGTTACTGGAAACACAACCATTGAAGCGTTAGAAAAAGCAGGAGCATTTGAAAAATTAAAAGTCAGGGATGAAGCAGAACAAACTGTTGAACATGTACCATTTTGGAAGCAAAAAGAAAATTTTAAAGTCTACATTTCAGCCTTTCTATTGATAATCAGTTGGATTATTGGGACTCAATACGGAGAGCTGAGTCTGATTCCTACCATCGGATTTTTAGCGGCTATTATCATCGGTGGCTACTCGTTATTCATTGAAGGTTTTAAAAATCTGATTCGGCTTGACTTTGATATGGACACTCTTATGACGATTGCTATTATAGGAGCGGCCGCGATAGGTAAATGGGAAGAAGGAGCAACGGTTGTTATTCTCTTTGCGATTAGTGAAGCGTTAGAAAGTTATTCAGCAGATAAAGCGAGACAATCTATTCAATCGTTAATGAAAATTGCACCAAAAGAAACATTGATTCGTCGGAACGGTCAAGAATTGATGGTCCCTGTTGTAGATGTTCAGGTTGGTGACACAATGATTGTGAAACCAGGGCAAAAATTGGCTATGGACGGAGTTGTGACTAATGGAACATCGACTCTAAATCAAGCCGCCATTACTGGCGAGTCAGTACCAGTAACAAAAACCATTAATGACGAAGTCTTTGCTGGGACATTAAATGAAGAAGGTTTGTTGGAGGTCAAAGTTACAAAAAGAGTTGAAGATACAACTCTTTCTAAAATTATTCATTTAGTTGAAGAATCTCAAGCAGAAAAAGCACCTTCTCAGACGTTTGTTGATCGTTTTGCAAAAGTCTATACGCCAGCGATTATTATTTTCGCTGTCCTGTTGTCCGTGATTCCTCCTTTATTCATGGGAGATTCTTGGGGAGATTGGATCTATCGAGGGTTAGCCTTGCTGGTTGTCGGTTGCCCGTGTGCTCTGGTCATTTCTACACCCGTAGCTATTGTCACATCGATAGGAAATGCTGCCAAAAACGGTGTAATTATCAAAGGAGGAGTTCACCTAGAAGAAGCTGGCTCCCTCAAGGTTATTGCCTTTGATAAAACCGGTACATTAACAAGAGGGATTCCAGAGGTTACAGACGTTGTAACTTTTAATAAAAACGAACAAGATATCATAACCTTAACAGCGGCTCTTGAAAAAGGATCTCAGCACCCACTCGCCTCAGCCATTGTTAGGAAGGCTGAGGAAGAAAGGCTGAAATTTAACGATATTGAGATTGAGGACTTTCAATCCATTACTGGTAAAGGTGTCAAGGCTAGAATTAACCAGAACATGTACTATGTGGGAAGCCCGAACCTTTTTGAAGAAACACTTTCTAATGGGATTAAAAAAGCTATTCATAATCAGATTGTAACCCTTCAAAAGCAAGGGAAAACAGTAATGGTTTTTGGAACGGACGGAGATATTCTTGCCCTTATCGCTGTGGCTGATAAGCTAAGAGATTCAGCGAAGAATGTTATCCAAAAACTTCATCAGTCCGGTATTGAACAAACTGTAATGTTAACAGGGGACAACAAAAGTACAGCCGAGACAATAGGAAAAGAAGTCGGTGTTTCTGATATTCAAGCAGAATTGCTACCGGAAGAAAAGCTAAATTATATTAAGTCCTATCGTGGGAAGCAAAAGGTTGCAATGGTTGGTGATGGGGTGAACGATGCCCCAGCATTGGCAGAAGCCACTGTGGGTATTGCTATGGGGGGTGCTGGAACAGATACAGCTTTAGAGACAGCCGACATTGCCCTTATGTCTGATGATTTAACAAAATTGCCCTACACAATAAAATTGAGCCGTAAAGCTTTGGCGATTATTAAACAAAACGTCACGTTCTCACTAGCTATTAAAGCTATTTCTATATTGCTTATTTTCCCAGGGTGGCTAACACTATGGATTGCTATTTTAGCTGATGTAGGAGCTACTATAATAGTCACATTGAACAGTTTACGACTCGCAAAAATTAAAGAGTAA
- a CDS encoding methyltransferase family protein, translating to MTKTPDGKYAYGLWGAVLFNIVFFGMFAYSVFKPTTKRDWRTLGAFTGFMVALFSEMFGYPLTIYILTSILGKNYPVLDPFNHINGHLWVALTGGSPILYDILHPLSNVFIFGGLIIIGIGWRKIHSGKGKLVTDGIYRFIRHPQYTGFGIAIIGFLIQWPTLITLIMAPTLLIMYRKLAKREEQNMVQEFGEEYFEYMKKVPRFVPKIHLTNFTKKETS from the coding sequence TTGACAAAAACACCTGATGGAAAATACGCGTACGGTCTATGGGGTGCTGTCCTGTTCAACATCGTTTTCTTCGGAATGTTTGCTTACTCTGTGTTTAAACCGACGACAAAACGGGACTGGAGAACTTTGGGGGCGTTTACAGGGTTTATGGTCGCATTGTTTAGTGAAATGTTTGGCTATCCTCTAACCATTTATATCCTGACGTCTATTCTAGGTAAAAACTATCCGGTTCTTGATCCGTTTAACCATATTAATGGTCATCTTTGGGTGGCGCTGACAGGGGGATCTCCGATTTTATATGATATTCTGCACCCTTTAAGCAATGTATTTATTTTTGGTGGGTTGATTATCATTGGGATTGGTTGGAGAAAAATACATTCAGGGAAAGGAAAGTTGGTTACAGATGGTATTTACCGGTTCATCCGCCATCCTCAGTACACGGGTTTCGGAATAGCAATTATCGGTTTTCTGATTCAATGGCCAACGCTAATTACACTCATTATGGCTCCTACTTTACTGATTATGTACAGGAAACTCGCAAAAAGAGAAGAACAGAACATGGTTCAAGAGTTTGGTGAGGAATACTTTGAATACATGAAAAAAGTACCTAGATTCGTTCCCAAGATACATTTAACTAATTTCACAAAGAAGGAAACAAGTTAA